Sequence from the Marinobacter antarcticus genome:
CGGGTTCAGCAGGAGACTGCAACCGGGAAGCCGGTTAAATCGGGTGCAATTGATCCCAACATCCGCGCCTTGCAGGATGATCTTGCCGAGCGCCTGGGGGCAAAAGTGTCCATTGCTCAAGGGCAACGTGGCAAAGGCAAGCTGGTGATTGAGTACAGTTCCCTTGATGAGCTTGACGGCATTTTGGGTCATATCCGTTAAAACCCTGGATTGTTCTGAACTTTCGAGCCCCCTTCAAAATTTTTCTGCCGCTGTGATACACAACATGTAGTGGTGAGAAGCTGAGTGCAAGCCTATTTGTGTCGAATAAGAGCCAGGCCCGGTTATTCTGCGATTTCCCACGGTTTTCCGCGGTTCGGGTTTAGTTGATTCATGCACATTGAACACATATAATCTGCGGCGCTAATGTCGGTGTGCTTGTTTATTTTTCAGACGGCATCGTTTTAAAACACCGAACTCTAGGACAAACATGGCCAAACCAGCTCCGGGTGGCATTCAACGCCCGCCCATCGAACGATGGTTTGCAATAGAAAGTGTGGTACTTGTCCTGGTCAGCCTGGCGTTTCTGTTACGTGGTCAGGTTTCCGGTTATTCAGCGCTTCTGGGCGGTCTCATTTTTCTGCTGCCCCACGGTTATTTTGCGCTTAAGGCATTCCGCTACACCGGTGCGCGGTCTGCCAAAAAGATCATAAGCTCTTTTTACCAGGGTGAGTCCGGAAAACTCATCCTGTGCGCCATCTTGTTTACGGTGGTGTTTAAATGGATTCAGCCGCTTGACGTAGCGGCACTTTTTTTAACATTTGCGATCATGCTGGTCGCCAACTGGTTCACGCCGTTTTTGGTAAACAGCACGCAGCGACGCTAACAGGACCTGAGAGAACGATATGGCAGGCAAAACCGCATCCGATTATATCCAGCATCACCTCCAGAACCTGACCTATGGGCAGTTGCCGGCAGACTCTGTACGTCCTGACGGTACCGTGCTCTCTGAAGCAACCTGGACCATTGCACAAACATCCGAAGAAGCTGCCAATATGGGTTTCTGGGCGATTCACGTAGACACAATGGCCTGGGCCATCGGTCTTGGCGCGTTGTTCCTGTTCGTGTTCCGTCTTGCCGCCAAGCGGGCAACTTCCGGGGTTCCCGGTGGTCTCCAGAACTTCGTCGAAGTGATGGTCGAGTTTGTCGATAAAAGCGTTAAAGAAACCTTTCATGGCAAGAATGCCGTCATCGCTCCGTTGGCACTGACTATTTTCTGTTGGGTTTTCTTGATGAACCTGATGGATTTGATACCCGTTGATTTCATTCCGCATCTGTTTACTCTCGCAGGCTTCCCGTTCATGAAGATTGTTCCGACCACGGACATCAACGTGAGCCTGGGTATGGCGCTGTCAGTATTCGTGCTGATTCTCTATTACAGCATCAAAATCAAAGGTGTGAGCGGCTTCGTGGGCGAACTTACGCTGCACCCGTTCTCATCTGACAATCTCTTCCTGAAGCTTGTACTGATTCCGGTCAACCTGTTGCTGGAAGGTGTCAGCCTGCTGGCCAAGCCAGTTTCACTGGCGCTGCGTCTGTTTGGTAACCTCTATGCGGGCGAGTTGATCTTTATCCTGATTGCTCTGCTGCCTTTCTGGGCACAGTGGGCATTGTCTGTACCCTGGGCGATCTTTCACATACTGATCATCACGTTGCAGGCCTTCATCTTTATGATGCTGACCATCGTGTACCTGAGTATGGCGCACGAAGACAATCACTGATTATGTGTTGAAAATGTAGTTCTAAACCCCTAACCCTTAAACTGAAAACTAAACCGAAAACTGGGAGTTATCATGGAAACTGTAGTTGGAATGACCGCGATTGCTGTTGCATTGCTGATCGGCCTGGGCGCACTGGGTACCGCTATCGGCTTTGGTATTCTGGGTGGCAAGTTCCTGGAAGGCGCTGCGCGCCAGCCGGAAATGACCCCGATGCTGCAGGTCAAAATGTTCATCGTTGCAGGTCTGCTGGATGCTGTAACCATGATCGGTGTTGGTATTGCACTGTTCTTCACCTTCGCCAACCCGTTTGTCGGCCAGCTCGCCGGTTAATCGAATCGCCACCGGAATGTTCCGGAACGGTGTTTTCTTACATAACAGGCGAGAGGTGAAGACGTGAACATTAATTTGACGATTCTTGGTCAAGCCATCGCGTTCTTTATCTTTGTTGTTTTCTGCATGAAGATGGTCTGGCCTCCGGTCATTGCCGCTTTGCAGGAACGACAAAAGAAGATCGCTGACGGACTTGCTGCTTCAGATCGTGCAGAACGTGACCTTGAACTGGCGCAGGATAAGTCAGCTCAGGAACTGCGTGAAGCCAAGCAGCAGGCCGCCGGCCTTATCGAACAGGCTAACAAGCGCGCTGCCCAGATTGTGGAAGCATCCAAGGATGACGCCCGCAAAGAAGGTGAGAAGCTGATTGAACAGGCCAGGGCCGAAATTGAACAAGAGCGGAATCAGGCTCGTGAGGCGCTGCGTGCAGAAATTGCCGTCATAGCCATTGCGGGTGCCGAGAAGATTCTTGAAACCTCTGTCGATGCCTCCAAGCACAACGAAATGTTGGAAAAACTGGCGGCAGAACTTTAAACGACGAGGTTCATCATGGCAGAACTGAGAACGCTGGCCCGTCCTTACGCAAAGGCAGCATTTTCTGTAGCCCGGGAGCACGACCAGCTTGCTGAGTGGTCCCGGGTACTGACGATTGCCGGACAGGTCACTGCGAACAAAGATATTCGACAGCTTCTTGCGAATCCGGGTCTGGAAGAGCAGAAGAAGGCGGACATGATTCTGGAGGTTGCTGAAGCCGGCGACTCAGAACAGGTGCGCAACTTCTTTGCTGTGCTGGCTGAAAACGGCCGGCTCGCTCTTCTTACCGAGATTGCAGCGCTCTTCGACACGTACCGCGCTGATCTGGAGCGCACTGTTGATATCGAAGTGACCGCAGCCTTTGAGTTGACGGACGAACAGCAACAGAAGCTCGCCCAGGCACTCTCGAAGAAGCTCGAGCGGCAAGTGTCACTCGCAGCGTCATTAGACAAATCACTGATTGGTGGTGTGATTATCCGCACTGGCGATATGGTTATTGACGCATCTGTACGCGGAAAGCTGACTAAACTGGCCGACGCTCTGGGCTCCTGATTTCAGCACAAGGTTTGAGGATATTGGCATGCAGCAACTGAATCCATCCGAGATCAGTGACATCATCAAGAAGAGAATCGAAAAACTCGATATCTCTTCAGAAGCAAAGAACGAAGGTACAATCCTGTCTGTTTCTGACGGTATCGTACTGATCCATGGTCTTGCCGACGTTATGTCTGGTGAGATGATTGAATTTGCCAACGGCATTTTCGGCATGGCTCTGAACCTGGAGCGTGATTCCGTAGGTGCGGTTGTGCTGGGCGACTACGAAGAACTGGCAGAAGGCCAGAAAGTTCGTTGTACCGGTCGTATTCTGGAAGTTCCGGTCGGCCCAGAGCTGATGGGTCGTGTAGTTGACGGCCTGGGTAATCCGATCGATGGCAAAGGCGATCTGGGCACTGATCTTACCGCTCCGGTTGAGAAAGTTGCGCCGGGCGTTATCGAGCGTCAGTCCGTTGATGAGCCGGTACAGACCGGTCTGAAAGCAATCGATACCATGGTACCTATCGGCCGTGGCCAGCGTGAGCTGATCATCGGTGACCGTCAGATTGGTAAGACCGCCGTCGCTATTGACGCGATCATCAACCAGAAAGATACCGGCATCAAGTGTATCTACGTGGCCATTGGTCAGAAGCAGTCTTCAATTGCCGCTGTTGTGCGCAAGCTGGAAGAGCATGGTGCGATGGATCACACCATCGTGGTTGCCGCAGGCGCCGCCGATCCGGCATCCATGCAGTTCCTGGCTCCGTACTCCGGTACCTCCATGGGTGAATATTTCCGTGACCGTGGTGAAGACGCCCTGATCATCTATGATGATCTGTCCAAGCAGGCTGTGGCTTATCGCCAGATCTCCCTGCTGCTGCGTCGTCCGCCGGGCCGCGAAGCTTACCCGGGTGACGTTTTCTATTTGCACTCACGTCTGCTGGAGCGCGCTTCCCGCGTTAACGCCGACTACGTTGAGAAGTTCACCAACGGTGAAGTGAAAGGCAAAACCGGTTCCCTGACCGCTCTGCCGATCATCGAGACTCAGGCCGGTGACGTGTCTGCATTCGTACCGACTAACGTAATCTCAATCACCGACGGCCAGATCTTCCTGGAAACCAACCTGTTCAACTCCGGTATCCGTCCGGCAATGAACGCCGGTGTATCCGTATCCCGGGTTGGTGGCTCTGCCCAGACCAAGATCATGAAAAAGCTTGGTGGTAACATCCGTCTGGCACTGGCTCAGTATCGTGAACTTGCCGCTTTCGCACAGTTCGCTTCGGATCTTGACGAAGCGACACGTAAGCAGCTTGAGCACGGTCAGCGTGTGACGGAGCTCATGAAACAGAACCAGTACAGCCCGATGTCTGTGGCTGAAATGGGTACGGTTCTGTTCGCAGCCAACGAAGGTTTCCTGGACGACGTTGATGTCGACAAGGTTGTTAAGTTCGAAGCGCAGCTGCTTGACTGGATGCGCTCCGAGCAGAAAGACCTGCTCGCCAAGATCGACGAGAAAGGCGATTACAATGATGAAATCGCTGCCGGCCTTAAAGCTGCACTTGAGAAATTCAAGACCACTCAGAGCTGGTAAGAAACAGGCCTGCGGCGATAGTCGCGGGCCGCTTTCGAAGCAACGAGTGTCTAACTTGAGAAGGCAGTGAGTTATGGCCATCGGCAAAGAAATACGTAATCAGATTACAAGCATCAAGAGCACGCAGAAAATCACCAGTGCCATGGAAATGGTTGCTGCGAGCAAGATGCGTAAAGCTCAGGAACGCATGCAGGCTACCCGCCCGTATGCTGAAAAGATGCGACAGGTGATCGGGCACATTGCCAAGGCAAATGCTCAGTATAAACATCCGTTCATGGTCCAGCGAGACGTTAAGCGCGTGGGCTATATTGTGGTGTCAACTGATCGTGGTCTTTGCGGTGGTCTGAACGCCAACCTGTTTAAAGCGCTTATTCGTGAAATGAAAGCGTGGAAAGACAAAGGAGTGGAAATCGATCTGTGCGCCATCGGACAGAAAGGGGCCTCCTTTTTCCGGAGCTACGGCGGTAACGTCGTTGCGGCACTGACCCATCTGGGCGATAGCCCGAGCTCTGATAAACTCATCGGCAACGTCAAGGTGATGCTGGATGCGTTCTCGGAAGGCAAGATTGACCGCCTTTATGTGGTCAGCAACGAGTTCGTAAACACCATGACCCAGAGCCCGACGGTAGAGCAGCTCCTGCCCCTGCCTGAGAGCGAAGACGAAGAAGAGATCAAGAACCAGTGGGAATATCTCTACGAGCCCGATGCCAGGCAGATCCTCGATGGCCTTCTGCCACGTTTTATTGAGTCCCAGGTTTACCAGGGTGTGGTAGAAAATCTGGCATGTGAGCAGGCAGCCCGGATGATCGCCATGAAGAGCGCAACCGACAACGCCGGCGACATTATCGGCGAGCTTCAGTTGGCTTATAACAAGGCGCGTCAGGCAGCCATCACCCAAGAGATTTCGGAGATTGTGAGCGGCGCGGCTTCGGTCTGATCCGGCCCACAATCCAACTGGTTTTATTGACTACTTAAGATAACGAGGAACCGAGCATGAGTAGCGGACAAATCGTTCAGATCATTGGCGCGGTTATCGACGTGGAATTTCCACGTGACTCCGTACCCAAGATATATGACGCACTGCTGCTTGAAGGTGGCGAAACAACTCTGGAAGTCCAGCAGCAGCTGGGTGACGGAATCGTTCGTACTATCGCGATGGGCAGCACCGACGGCCTTAAGCGAGGCCTGAAAGCAGAAAACACAGGCAAGGCAATCTCGGTACCGGTTGGTACCCAGACCCTGGGCCGTATCATGGATGTTCTGGGTCGTCCTATCGACGAACAGGGCCCGATCGGCGAAGAAGAGCGTTGGGGTATCCACCGCAAAGCTCCGGGCTATGCCGACCAGGCAGCGTCTGCAGACTTGCTGGAAACCGGCATCAAGGTTATCGACCTGATCTGCCCGTTTGCCAAGGGTGGTAAGGTTGGTCTGTTCGGTGGCGCCGGTGTAGGCAAGACCGTTAACATGATGGAGCTGATCAACAACATCGCGAAAGAGCACTCCGGCCTCTCCGTATTCGCAGGTGTTGGTGAGCGGACCCGTGAAGGTAACGACTTCTACTACGAAATGAAGGATTCCAACGTACTCGACAAAGTGGCCATGGTTTACGGCCAGATGAACGAGCCCCCTGGAAACCGTCTGCGTGTGGCCCTGACTGGCCTCACCATAGCCGAGAAGTTCCGTGACGAAGGACGTGACGTACTGTTGTTCATTGACAACATCTACCGTTACACCCTGGCGGGTACTGAAGTTTCCGCACTGCTGGGCCGTATGCCTTCAGCGGTAGGTTATCAGCCGACGCTGGCCCAGGAGATGGGTGAGCTGCAGGAGCGTATCACTTCCACCAAGGACGGCTCTATTACGTCGATCCAGGCGGTCTACGTGCCAGCGGATGACTTGACTGATCCGTCACCAGCCACCACCTTCTCGCACCTGGATGCGACCGTGGTACTGAGCCGTGATATCGCTTCCAAGGGTATCTATCCGGCGATTGATCCGCTGGATTCCACCTCGCGTCAGCTGGATCCGCTGATCATCGGTGATGAGCATTACGAAATAGCCCGTGGCGTGCAGACCAACCTGCAGCGTTACAAGGAGCTGAAAGACATCATCGCCATCCTGGGTATGGACGAACTGTCAGAAGAAGATAAACTGACAGTATCCCGTGCCCGTAAGATTGAGCGTTTTCTTTCCCAGCCGTTCCACGTTGCTGAAGTATTCACCGGTTCACCCGGTAAGTACGTTTCCCTGAAGGAAACCATCAGTAGCTTCAAGGGCATCCTTAACGGCGATTATGACGATATGCCTGAGCAGGCGTTCTACATGGTCGGTGGCATCGAGGAAGCGGTCGAGAAAGCGAAGGAAATGAAGAGCAAGGCGAAGAAGTGATTCTGAGCCCTTGCGTTTGTTTCCGGATCGATCAAAGAGGCAACTGACATGGCTATAACCGTGCATTGTGATGTGGTAAGTGCCGAAACAAAGATCTATTCCGGATTGGTGGAAATGTTGATCGCAGCTGGCTCTGAAGGTGACCTGGGTATTGCCCCGGGTCACGCGCCACTGCTGACCCAGCTTAAGCCTGGTCCCATTCGGATCGTCAAGCAGGGCGGTGAAGAAGAAATTCTTTACGTGTCAGGCGGCTATCTGGAGGTTCAACCCAATCTGGTTACTTTGTTGGCGGATACAGCCGTTCGTGCAAAGGATGTGGACGAAGCCGCTGCAATCGAGGCTCAGAAAGAAGCCGAGAAAGCGCTTGCTAACAAAACCGGTGAATTTGAGTATTTCCGCGCCGCCGCAGAGTTGGCCGAGGCTGTTGCTCAGCTTCGTACTATTCAGCAGTTGCGTAATAAAATGCGTTAGGCATTTTATTTCGGGCTTGCCGAACACGGAAGCCGCATCCTGAGTAGCAGGAAGACCGACGTCATGCGTCTGTTCTTCACGCTCCAAGGGCTGCGGCTTTTTTATTGAATCCGTACCGCAGTAATCGTCAATCTTCTCAGGAGTCTCAAGTAGCCATGAGCCCGTTACACGTCGTGATTCTGGCCGCTGGTCAGGGGTCAAGAATGAAATCTTCCCTGCCCAAGGTTCTGCATTCCTTGGCCGGCCGCCCGATGTTGCATCATGTCATCGGCACCGCCAGGCAACTGGGTGCCGAGAAGATCCATACGGTTATCGGCCACGGCGGGGACAAGGTTCGCGAGGTAACCACCGAAAGCCTGGTGAACTGGGTAGTGCAGGAGCAGCAGCTGGGCACAGGCCATGCCGTCGCCCAAGCGCTGCCCCACCTTCCGGATGACGCCCACGTTCTGATTCTTTACGGCGATGTCCCCCTGACCCGTGCAGACACCCTGAACGCCATGGTGGAGTCACTGGATGACAGTACCCTCGGCTTGCTGACGGTCACCCTGGATAACCCGCAGGGCTATGGCAGGATTGTGCGGGATGCGGATGGCAAGGTGACATCGATTGTCGAACAGAAAGACGCCAGTGCAGATCAACTGGCTATTCGTGAAGTGAACACTGGCATCCTTGCGGTAGCGGCGAAGCATCTGAAGACCTGGCTCCCGGCTCTGTCCAATGCCAACGCACAAGGCGAGTACTACCTCACCGACATCATTGCCATGGCGGTTGAGCATAATCTGAAGATCTCGGTATCCCAGCCGGAAGACCCTTTTGAAGTTCAGGGCGTGAACAACCGCCTGCAACTGGCAGAACTTGAGCGCTGGTTCCAGAAACGCGAAGCTGAGCGCCTGATGACAGAAGGCGCTACTCTGGCGGACCCGGCACGGATTGATGTGCGCGGGGAGCTGACCATTGGCAACGATATTCTGATCGATGTGAATGTGGTCTTTGAGGGTAAGGTCAGCCTTGGTAGTAATGTGTCTGTTGGGCCGGGCTGTGTTATCCGGGATGCCGTGATCGCGGATGGCGTGCATATCCACGCGCACAGCGTGATCGAGGGCGCGGTGATTGGCAACAATGCTCAGATTGGCCCTTTTGCGCGAATACGTCCGGGCACAAAGCTGGCCGCGAACACCAAGGTAGGCAACTTCGTCGAGACCAAGAAAACCGTGGTGGGAGAGGGAAGTAAGATCAATCATTTGAGTTACGTTGGCGACGCCTCTCTTGGGCGTAACGTGAATGTAGGTGCAGGAACCATTACCTGTAACTATGATGGGGTAAACAAATTCCGGACGGTCATTGGCGATGGGGTTTTTGTGGGTTCCAATACCTCCCTGGTAGCGCCAGTCCTTATCGGTGCAGGAGTGACCGTTGGGGCGGGTTCCACCATTACCCGGAACGTTGAGGATAATGAATTGGCGGTGGCCCGTGCACGCCAGCGCAACATCGAAGGCTGGGAACGGCCCAAGAAAACTGATTAAACGATTATATGAACAGGTGAAAACAGCATGTGTGGCATTGTAGGTGCAGTTTCGGAACGGGACGTTCAGGGCATTCTTCTTGAGGGCCTGCGCCGCCTGGAATATCGAGGGTATGATTCTGCCGGCATGGCAGTTCTGGATGGTAAGAGCGCTGTGCAGCGCGCTCGGGAAGTCGGCAAGGTAGCATCGCTGGCGGCAGCCATCGAAACCAACCCGCTTTCCGGTTATCTGGGTATTGCTCACACCCGCTGGGCAACCCACGGTGAGCCATCACAGCTGAACGCCCACCCGCACATGTCCGGCGATCGCCTGGCGATTGTTCACAACGGCATCATCGAGAACTATCAGGAGCTGCGTGAAGAACTGAAGGCCGACGGCTTTGAGTTTACCTCGCAGACTGATACCGAAGTTGTTGTGCACCTGATAGAAAAGAACTACCGCGAGCTGGGTAAGCTGTACGATGCAGTGAAGACCTCAATTACCCGCCTGCGTGGCGCCTACGCGCTAGCCGTCGTGCATGCCGATGAACCCGATCATATGGTGGTGTGCCGGGAAGGCAGCCCGCTGGTGGTGGGTGTGGGCATCGGTGAGAACTTTATTGCGTCGGATCAGCTTGCATTGCTGCCAGTGACCGACCGCTTTATGTTCCTGGAAGAGGGCGATCTAGCAGATATCCGCCGGGATCATATTGAAATTCATGACCGTGAAGGTACACCGGTTGAGCGCAGCATCAGCCGGTTTGAGCACAGCGCAGACTCTGCGGACAAAGGCGAGTACCGGCACTTCATGCTCAAGGAAATCAACGAGCAGCCAAGAGTCATCAAGGCCACCATGGAAGGCCGTGTGACAGAATCACGGGTCTTGGAGCAGGCGCTTGGCACCGAAGCCGGCGACTTACTGAAAGACGTCCGCCACGTACAGATCATCGCCTGCGGCACGAGCTACCACGCTGGCATGGTTGCCCGCTACTGGATTGAAGATCTGGCCGGCGTGCCTTGCTCCGTGGAGGTGGCCTCCGAGTTCCGTTATCGCAAGCACGTAATCCAGAAAGACACCCTGTTTTTATGTATCTCCCAGTCCGGTGAAACCGCCGATACTCTGGCGGCGCTGCGGCAGGCCAAAAAGGCCGGCTTCCGTGCCGCGCTGGCCATCTGCAACGTACCGGGCAGTTCTCTGGTACGCGAATCCGACCTGGTGATCATGACCCAGGCAGGGCCGGAAATCGGTGTTGCCTCCACGAAAGCCTTTACGACCCAGCTCACAGCCCTGCTTATTTTCACCCTGGCACTGGCTCGTAAAAATGGGTTAAGCGAAGAGCGGGAAGCGGATATCGTCAAAGCCCTGCATCTGGTGCCCGGCCAGGTCAGTGATGTTCTGGCACTGGACGGCGAGATCGCAGAGATCTCCAAGCGGTTCATGGACAAAAATCATGCCCTGTTCCTTGGCCGGGGCTCGCAGTTCCCGGTAGCTCTGGAAGGTGCCCTGAAACTGAAAGAAATTTCCTACATCCACGCTGAAGCTTACCCAGCCGGCGAATTGAAGCACGGCCCACTGGCGTTGGTAGACAGCGAAATGCCAGTGGTCACAGTTGCGCCCAATAACAGCATGGCTGAGAAGCTGAAATCGAACCTGGAAGAAGTCCGTGCCCGGGGCGGTGAGCTGTTTGTGTTTGCGGACCGTGCAGCGGATGTAAAACCGGAAGAAAACACCCACGTGGTGTTGCTTCCGGAAGTGCACGAAATCACGGCGCCGATTGTTTACACCGTTCCGTTACAGCTACTGTCGTACCATGTTGCCGTACTGAAGGGCACGGATGTGGATCAGCCGAGAAATCTGGCGAAAAGCGTAACGGTTGAGTAGTTCAGCGGCGGTGTTGCAGGTGGATGTCGGTGGACATTAAAGTTTGATAAATACTAATAAAGTTTGATCATTTACATTAAAGTTTGATAAAAGTAAGCCTCCTACTATTCTAAGTTTAGCAGGAGGCTTTTTTTATGGCAGATACTAATAAACTCATCGATCCGAAACACGAAAGGCTGCTCAAAACCCGTGGTCGGGGAGCAGGAAAAGACTATGAGCCATTCATCAAGGTTCATGAGCTCAGCAGTCAGGGTGAAAGTGTTCGAATTCGAAGTGCTTCGGTCGGTCGAGTGCATCATCTGCTATCTGGTTTAGAACTATTTGCCTTCCTGGTTTTCGACCAATTTGAGAAAACCATCGATATTCGTGAACAATATCCCCTGCCAATTGAGGACACTCTCGATATCTGTGCTCGCTTGGGTATTCGTCATCCTCAGGTTCGTGGCTTTCTGACCGTCGTTTCAACCGATCTTTTGATCGACCTGTCTTCGGGTAAGCAACTGGCGATTGCCGTCAAATCCTCATCAGAACTAGCAA
This genomic interval carries:
- a CDS encoding F0F1 ATP synthase subunit I, coding for MAKPAPGGIQRPPIERWFAIESVVLVLVSLAFLLRGQVSGYSALLGGLIFLLPHGYFALKAFRYTGARSAKKIISSFYQGESGKLILCAILFTVVFKWIQPLDVAALFLTFAIMLVANWFTPFLVNSTQRR
- the atpB gene encoding F0F1 ATP synthase subunit A — encoded protein: MAGKTASDYIQHHLQNLTYGQLPADSVRPDGTVLSEATWTIAQTSEEAANMGFWAIHVDTMAWAIGLGALFLFVFRLAAKRATSGVPGGLQNFVEVMVEFVDKSVKETFHGKNAVIAPLALTIFCWVFLMNLMDLIPVDFIPHLFTLAGFPFMKIVPTTDINVSLGMALSVFVLILYYSIKIKGVSGFVGELTLHPFSSDNLFLKLVLIPVNLLLEGVSLLAKPVSLALRLFGNLYAGELIFILIALLPFWAQWALSVPWAIFHILIITLQAFIFMMLTIVYLSMAHEDNH
- the atpE gene encoding F0F1 ATP synthase subunit C — protein: METVVGMTAIAVALLIGLGALGTAIGFGILGGKFLEGAARQPEMTPMLQVKMFIVAGLLDAVTMIGVGIALFFTFANPFVGQLAG
- a CDS encoding F0F1 ATP synthase subunit B, with the protein product MNINLTILGQAIAFFIFVVFCMKMVWPPVIAALQERQKKIADGLAASDRAERDLELAQDKSAQELREAKQQAAGLIEQANKRAAQIVEASKDDARKEGEKLIEQARAEIEQERNQAREALRAEIAVIAIAGAEKILETSVDASKHNEMLEKLAAEL
- a CDS encoding F0F1 ATP synthase subunit delta, giving the protein MAELRTLARPYAKAAFSVAREHDQLAEWSRVLTIAGQVTANKDIRQLLANPGLEEQKKADMILEVAEAGDSEQVRNFFAVLAENGRLALLTEIAALFDTYRADLERTVDIEVTAAFELTDEQQQKLAQALSKKLERQVSLAASLDKSLIGGVIIRTGDMVIDASVRGKLTKLADALGS
- the atpA gene encoding F0F1 ATP synthase subunit alpha; the protein is MQQLNPSEISDIIKKRIEKLDISSEAKNEGTILSVSDGIVLIHGLADVMSGEMIEFANGIFGMALNLERDSVGAVVLGDYEELAEGQKVRCTGRILEVPVGPELMGRVVDGLGNPIDGKGDLGTDLTAPVEKVAPGVIERQSVDEPVQTGLKAIDTMVPIGRGQRELIIGDRQIGKTAVAIDAIINQKDTGIKCIYVAIGQKQSSIAAVVRKLEEHGAMDHTIVVAAGAADPASMQFLAPYSGTSMGEYFRDRGEDALIIYDDLSKQAVAYRQISLLLRRPPGREAYPGDVFYLHSRLLERASRVNADYVEKFTNGEVKGKTGSLTALPIIETQAGDVSAFVPTNVISITDGQIFLETNLFNSGIRPAMNAGVSVSRVGGSAQTKIMKKLGGNIRLALAQYRELAAFAQFASDLDEATRKQLEHGQRVTELMKQNQYSPMSVAEMGTVLFAANEGFLDDVDVDKVVKFEAQLLDWMRSEQKDLLAKIDEKGDYNDEIAAGLKAALEKFKTTQSW
- the atpG gene encoding F0F1 ATP synthase subunit gamma, which encodes MAIGKEIRNQITSIKSTQKITSAMEMVAASKMRKAQERMQATRPYAEKMRQVIGHIAKANAQYKHPFMVQRDVKRVGYIVVSTDRGLCGGLNANLFKALIREMKAWKDKGVEIDLCAIGQKGASFFRSYGGNVVAALTHLGDSPSSDKLIGNVKVMLDAFSEGKIDRLYVVSNEFVNTMTQSPTVEQLLPLPESEDEEEIKNQWEYLYEPDARQILDGLLPRFIESQVYQGVVENLACEQAARMIAMKSATDNAGDIIGELQLAYNKARQAAITQEISEIVSGAASV
- the atpD gene encoding F0F1 ATP synthase subunit beta, which encodes MSSGQIVQIIGAVIDVEFPRDSVPKIYDALLLEGGETTLEVQQQLGDGIVRTIAMGSTDGLKRGLKAENTGKAISVPVGTQTLGRIMDVLGRPIDEQGPIGEEERWGIHRKAPGYADQAASADLLETGIKVIDLICPFAKGGKVGLFGGAGVGKTVNMMELINNIAKEHSGLSVFAGVGERTREGNDFYYEMKDSNVLDKVAMVYGQMNEPPGNRLRVALTGLTIAEKFRDEGRDVLLFIDNIYRYTLAGTEVSALLGRMPSAVGYQPTLAQEMGELQERITSTKDGSITSIQAVYVPADDLTDPSPATTFSHLDATVVLSRDIASKGIYPAIDPLDSTSRQLDPLIIGDEHYEIARGVQTNLQRYKELKDIIAILGMDELSEEDKLTVSRARKIERFLSQPFHVAEVFTGSPGKYVSLKETISSFKGILNGDYDDMPEQAFYMVGGIEEAVEKAKEMKSKAKK
- a CDS encoding F0F1 ATP synthase subunit epsilon, producing the protein MAITVHCDVVSAETKIYSGLVEMLIAAGSEGDLGIAPGHAPLLTQLKPGPIRIVKQGGEEEILYVSGGYLEVQPNLVTLLADTAVRAKDVDEAAAIEAQKEAEKALANKTGEFEYFRAAAELAEAVAQLRTIQQLRNKMR
- the glmU gene encoding bifunctional UDP-N-acetylglucosamine diphosphorylase/glucosamine-1-phosphate N-acetyltransferase GlmU, translated to MSPLHVVILAAGQGSRMKSSLPKVLHSLAGRPMLHHVIGTARQLGAEKIHTVIGHGGDKVREVTTESLVNWVVQEQQLGTGHAVAQALPHLPDDAHVLILYGDVPLTRADTLNAMVESLDDSTLGLLTVTLDNPQGYGRIVRDADGKVTSIVEQKDASADQLAIREVNTGILAVAAKHLKTWLPALSNANAQGEYYLTDIIAMAVEHNLKISVSQPEDPFEVQGVNNRLQLAELERWFQKREAERLMTEGATLADPARIDVRGELTIGNDILIDVNVVFEGKVSLGSNVSVGPGCVIRDAVIADGVHIHAHSVIEGAVIGNNAQIGPFARIRPGTKLAANTKVGNFVETKKTVVGEGSKINHLSYVGDASLGRNVNVGAGTITCNYDGVNKFRTVIGDGVFVGSNTSLVAPVLIGAGVTVGAGSTITRNVEDNELAVARARQRNIEGWERPKKTD
- the glmS gene encoding glutamine--fructose-6-phosphate transaminase (isomerizing), whose product is MCGIVGAVSERDVQGILLEGLRRLEYRGYDSAGMAVLDGKSAVQRAREVGKVASLAAAIETNPLSGYLGIAHTRWATHGEPSQLNAHPHMSGDRLAIVHNGIIENYQELREELKADGFEFTSQTDTEVVVHLIEKNYRELGKLYDAVKTSITRLRGAYALAVVHADEPDHMVVCREGSPLVVGVGIGENFIASDQLALLPVTDRFMFLEEGDLADIRRDHIEIHDREGTPVERSISRFEHSADSADKGEYRHFMLKEINEQPRVIKATMEGRVTESRVLEQALGTEAGDLLKDVRHVQIIACGTSYHAGMVARYWIEDLAGVPCSVEVASEFRYRKHVIQKDTLFLCISQSGETADTLAALRQAKKAGFRAALAICNVPGSSLVRESDLVIMTQAGPEIGVASTKAFTTQLTALLIFTLALARKNGLSEEREADIVKALHLVPGQVSDVLALDGEIAEISKRFMDKNHALFLGRGSQFPVALEGALKLKEISYIHAEAYPAGELKHGPLALVDSEMPVVTVAPNNSMAEKLKSNLEEVRARGGELFVFADRAADVKPEENTHVVLLPEVHEITAPIVYTVPLQLLSYHVAVLKGTDVDQPRNLAKSVTVE